CAtctgtcattttttttatgtgccAGGGATCAATCAATCTCAAAGAACTAGAACCACATTTTCTGCCTCTTCCTAAGCACGTATCGCAGATTTCTTCAGGACCAAATTACGACTTTTATTCATCGACAATGCGATTTACCATTTCATCACCTGTGGTATGTGAATTTCTATTGGTCGTATATTCTTAAGATTGTTTTAACGCACGTGGTTGCTCGTAACTGTGGCTGAGGCACAAAACTTTACGGAAATGAATTGCAGATTGCTTAACGGTCAAAGTTATGtcgattttcatatcttatgGAGTGTTTGTGGGCAGTTTGATTCGTCTCTATTGTTAAAACTAGAACTGCTGGTTGCTAGAATCAGTAATATGAACTAGAATGATATCTATCCTTTGGAATGTAATGATTATAAGAACTTAACCTACTTAGACTTTAGGacaaatgtaataatgtcCGACTGTTTGCTGCCcattaattgttatttaacTTTCAACAGATGCCTGATGCTGTGGTTGATTATAACCTATCAGATGGAAAGTGGAATATCATTCAACAGCAAAGCATTCTTCATGAACGAACACGAATTCTTTATGGAACGACTTCCTCTGCAGANCGACTTCCTCTGCAGCAGCATCAGGAGAAATATCTAATGAGTCGGAGATTTCTACGGGTGAAGCCAACTTCAATGATGATCAGATGTGGAACACCCTCTCTGAATTTTATGCTTGTGAACACTTCAATGTCTCATCACANAAGCATCAGGAAAAATATCTAATGAGTCGGAGATTTCTACGGGTGAAGCCAACTTCGATGATGATCAGATGTGGAACACCCTCTCTGAATTTTATGCTTGTGAACACTTCAATGTCTCATCACATGATGGAGTTTTGATTCCTTTAACGGTCGTATACTCTTACaagagtaaaagagaaaatgaaaaccctGGATTACTTCATGTACATGGAGCTTTTGGTGAGCCACTCGACAAACGGTGGCGCAGCGAGTTGAAAAGCCTTCTTGATCGTGGCTGGGTCATTGCATATGCTGATGTTAGGTTCGTAAGCATTTATACTT
The genomic region above belongs to Cucurbita pepo subsp. pepo cultivar mu-cu-16 unplaced genomic scaffold, ASM280686v2 Cp4.1_scaffold003263, whole genome shotgun sequence and contains:
- the LOC111786896 gene encoding prolyl endopeptidase-like; translation: MRFTISSPVMPDAVVDYNLSDGKWNIIQQQSILHERTRILYGTTSSAEASGKISNESEISTGEANFDDDQMWNTLSEFYACEHFNVSSHDGVLIPLTVVYSYKSKRENENPGLLHVHGAFGEPLDKRWRSELKSLLDRGWVIAYADVRFVSIYTSLNSE